In the Paramisgurnus dabryanus chromosome 18, PD_genome_1.1, whole genome shotgun sequence genome, GTTTGGTTTCATATCTTGTCGttatctgctagctgcctgtcctctgaacacactgtaaaaaaacgcagtCTCTGTAGACAGACCAGTCTTTGCAAACTGCATcaaaaaacaaagtggtcaaacctaccaccacgaaacataacaaagtgttccagtcaatgacaagaaggatttgggagtaGGGGTTGGGCGTGTTTATGATTTGTTCAGAAAGCACgaaagggagggggaggagttagctaagCTCCGTGTTGTTTgaacgtcaacaagaagtgacgtcacacagattcgcttagagcgcctttaaagaGCTCCTATTGTTcgatttacatttttaaacgaTGTCACGAAGTTATCGTCTCCACTGTAAATCTCTTCTCttagactacaacaaacacatggattgtaggcaacagtttacttcctaggaTTGGTGATATAGTAAataccgacattatcataattcctcctgctccGGACTTACatcctgtaagttaactcctgttagcattgcattgtgcgctAATCTTTCAAAAATGGttaggagcgtcacattttctGTTGACATCAGagatattcaggccaatcacaacgtacagattagctggccaatcagggacacacaGCTTTTCAAttctgtgtgtttcaggaagagagtgaaatctggaacAACAAAAATTtgcggtatgtggaaaataatgtgttttttaaccataaaccacgcgaacacattgtcttataccaaatacacaaaataacattgtttttagcaatgaaataggtgctctttaaaacgtattaaaaacaccacattgaCATATAAACAATAATTAAAACCTGATCTTTTCCATGTTTTATTTACATTCCTATATTTCTTTTCAGTGAGCCCATAAAATCTGTGTCAGTTCTCATTGGGACTCTGTCTCTGAAAACTCTTAAAACTAAAGGCTCTCAGCGAGTTGGCATTCTCAGTTATGAGCACCCCAAAACATACAATGAGCAGACTAAAAGGAATGACATTATGCTCATTAAGGTATGAATAAGTTCAAAATGCTTGTCTTTTAAACATGTTGACCATTTCCCACAGTATGCATTTTAACGCTGTCTTTATTTCTGTagctgaacaaaaaagtcaagACAAAGCCCAAAAAACTCCCCAATAAGGAGCAAAACTTGCGACCtgaaacaaaatgtgttgtaAAAGGTTGGGGTACTCAGGATTCAGAAGTTTTGGCAGCTTCTGATAAACTGCAAATGTTAGATGTGACTATTGTGGACAAAGAACTGTGCACATGTAATTACAAGGATGAACTTGTCATTACAAATGATATGCTGTGTACAAGAAACAAAGAGACAAACAGAGGCCCTTGTCAGGTATGTTATATTTTGGTTTTTCATTGTTGCA is a window encoding:
- the LOC135776791 gene encoding granzyme K-like, whose product is MDVHSYLIIYTFLLIAFFKVSDCSEVSIVGGKDVKKLEPWMVSIQKDEHHVCGGILIKDQWVLTAAHCKTEPIKSVSVLIGTLSLKTLKTKGSQRVGILSYEHPKTYNEQTKRNDIMLIKLNKKVKTKPKKLPNKEQNLRPETKCVVKGWGTQDSEVLAASDKLQMLDVTIVDKELCTCNYKDELVITNDMLCTRNKETNRGPCQGDSGGPLECKKNLVGVVSGSRGCGVPGKPTVYTFLSNKHIFWINNVLKKQFNSTTY